The Deltaproteobacteria bacterium DNA segment TCGGGTTGAACAGTCATACTCGTACACCTTCGCGCCCGGTCCACGCCTCACAAAAAGCGCGCGCCTTCAGCAGGGTTTCCTCGTACTCGGCTTGCGGATCGGAGTCGGCCACGATCGCCCCGCCGGCGTGAAAGGTCAGTTTGTCCCCGCACCCCAGCGCGGTTCGAATGGCAATGTTGAAGCAGCCGGCACCATGGGCGTCGAGGAAGCCGACGGCACCGGTATAGAAGCCGCGCCGCACCGGCTCCAGCTCGTCAATGATCTCCATCGCCCGGATCTTCGGGGCCCCGGTGATCGAACCGCCGGGAAAGGTGGCGCTAAGGATCTCCGCCAGCTCGATGCCGGCACGCCGCCGCCCATGCACCGCCGAGACCAAATGGTGCAGCGTCGGATACGATTGCACCGTGGCGAACTCCGTCACCTCCACCGAGCCCGGCTGGCATAGCCGGCCCAAGTCGTTGCGCTCCAGGTCGACGATCATGACATGCTCGGCCGCTTCCTTGGCATCGGTGCGCAAGGCCAGCGCATTGGCAACGTCGTGGGCGTTATCCATACCGCGGGGGCGCGTGCCTTTGATCGGAAAGGTGGCGATGGTTGCGGGTGTCAGTTGCAGAAAACATTCGGGCGAGTTGCTGATCACCGTGAAGTCTGCGCAATCGAGGTAGGCCGCAAACGGCATCGGGTGGCGCTGCTGCCAGTGCGCAAACAAGGTGGCCGCCGCCGCCCGCGGCGTCATCCCGCGCACGGCGGCGTCGAAGCGCTGGGCGAGATTGACCTGGTAAATATCACCGGCGGCGATGTACGCCAGCGCCCGCCGCACCGCGGCGATGTACTCGGCGTGGGTTACATTGTGAGTGAGCGATGCCGTCAACTGTGCCGCCGGCGCGGGCGTGGCGCGGGTTGCCGCCATGATTTTCTGACCGACGGCGTGCAGCTCGCCCGCAGTCAGGAATGACGACGCCAGTTGCCAGGCGCGGGTGCGGTAATCGAACACTAGCGCCCAGTCGTACCAGGCGCACTCCAGTACCGGCAGACCCTGGTCGTCGCGGGCGCGTGCGGGCAGGCGCTCGATCCAGTGCTTGAGATCGTAGCTCAGGGCCGCGACCAGGCCGCCGGCGAAGACAGTGGTCGGCTCATCGATCACGCGCCTGGCGTAGGTGCGCCGAAACTGCTCGATCAGATCCAAGGGATGCCCCAGCAGTTGGCGCCTGCTGCCGTCGCCGGTCCATTGCGCCGTTCCGCTGGCCTCGACGCGCAGCGTAGCCCGCGGAGTGTGCCCGAAGAGCGCGAAGCCGTTTCCCCACGACTGCGGCCCGCCACCATCGAACACGAACGGGCGTGGCCACGCCGCCGCGGTCAGCACTTCGACCGGTGTGCGTGCGAGACGGAGTTCTTGCGCCGGCATGCGATTCCTGCTTTGGCAGTGACTGTTTTCATAGCCACGGGGCTCGGTGGTTGCAACTCACCGCGCCGCGCCTAGGGTGGAGCCATGCGCGACTACCAGCACCAGAGAGCAAACCGCCGCCGATGAATGCATCGGTCACATTGCTCGAGCGGGTGTTGCCGGCGACCGTGCAATTGCAGGGCGAAGTGCCGGCCGATCATCCGTCGGCAGCGATTCTCGGCTGCGAACGGGCGGGCTCGGGCACGGTGGTGGATTCGGCCGGGCTGATCTTGACGGTGCAGTACATCGTCGTTGGGGCGCAGTCCATCACGGTGACGCTGCTCGATGGCAGCGAGCTGGCGGGTGAGGTGGCAGCGCAGGACTTCGCCACCGGCATCGCGCTGGTACGCGTCGATGGCCGCAAGCTGCCGGTAGCCAAGCTCAGCGCCTCAACCGGTCTCCAGCGCGGGCAAGAGGTCTTTATCGTGGCGGCGCTGGGGGACAATGCCCGCCGGGTCAGCAACGGCGCCGTCAGCTCGCTCGACGCGTTCGACGCTTACTGGGAGTACCGGTTGGAGCGCGCTATCACCACCACCGCGGTCAATCCGGGGCTCACCGGTGGCGGGTTGTTTGACGGCATGGGTCACTTGGTGGGCGTGGTATCGCTCGACCTCAACGAAGTCGGGCGGTTCACCCTCGCCGTCCCGGTCGAGAATTTCCTCGATCACCGCCAAGAGCTACTCCGCAACGGGCGGCGCACCACCCGGCCGCCGCGCGCGTGGGTGGGCTTGTACTGCTACACCTGGCGGGGGCGCCTGATCATAGCCGGCGTGCTGCCGGGTACGCCGGCGGAGAGCGGCGGGCTCAAAGCCGGCGACGTTCTGCTGACGGTGGATGGCCGCGAAGTTACTGGGCGCGCTGCGCTCTACCAACTGCTCTGGGCCCATAGCCCGGGCGACACCATCGCTTGCACCGTCTTCCGCAGCGATGAAATCAAACCGCTCGCCATCTGCGCCGGCGACGCGGAAGCCTTCTTCGCCTAGTGCTCCCGCCGCTTTTTCTTTGCCACCGCTGCGCTTGACGCCTTTGGTCGTGCCGGCGGCGCCGGCGAGCTCGGCAACTCACGTTCTTTAGCAGCCGCACCCGCCTTCTCGTACCGGACCCGCTCGGCGGCCATCGCTTCGTCCAGCCGAACGCCGACCGCGGGATACTTGAGCGCAAGGATGCGTGCGGCCAGGAAGGCGGCGTTCTTGGCGCCGTCGATCGCCACCGTGGCCACCGGAACGCCTGGCGGCATCTGTACGGTGGCGAGCAAGCTGTCGAGGCCGGCAAGCCGCCCGGCGCCCAGCGGCACCCCGATCACCGGCAGCAGCGTGTACGCCGCAACCGTTCCGGCTAGGTGCGCGGCCATGCCGGCGCAGGCGATGATCACTTCGATACCCCGCTGCTCGGCGCCGCGCACGTACTCGACCGTGAGATCCGGCGTACGGTGAGCGGACAGCGCGCGCAGTTCCGAGGGCACACCGAGCGAGGCCAGAACGTCGCGCGCGGCCGCCACGGTCTCGAGATCGCTCGGGCTGCCCACCAAAATCCCGACCATGGGCGTTGTCTCGGTCATGGCAGCCGCCCACTTCACTTCGATTTCCAATTCCGTGCCGCGATCGTCCGACTCGATCTCGGTTTCCACGCTGACGCGCTCGGGCACGCGCACCGCCGAGCCGCCAACTCGGATCGCGCTGCCTAGACGCAGCCGCACGGCCCAATCCTCCAGTTGCTTAGCCAGCTCGACCCGTTCGAGAAGCTGCTTTCGTTTCATCCTTGCGAGTCCTTTCTTGGTCCAAGCGCCACGCCCGCGGGGCAGTTCAGTCGAAGATTGCCCGCGAGTAGGCCCCCCTCATGGCTTCGGCGGATGATCGAGGTGCTTCAAGAGCCGGAAGAAGTCGCTGTTGGGCGACAGGATGATGGTGGTGCCGTCACCGAGCGACTTGCGGTAGGCCTCCAGCGTACGCACGAGCTGATAGAACTCCAGGTCACGGCCGTAGGCGTCGGCGAAGATCTTGACCGCCAGCGCATCGCCCTCGCCGCGCATGATTTCGGACTTCTTGCGGGCCTCGGCCAGAAGAATCTGCACCTGTTTATCCGACTCGGAGCGAATCTTGCGCGCTTCCTCATCACCTTCGGCGCGGAACTTCTTGGCCTGGCGCTCGCGTTCGGTGCGCATGCGGTTGAAGACGTTGAGCTCGTTCTTCTCGGGCAGATCAGCGCGCTTGATCACCACGTCCACCACCTCGATGCCGTACTCGCGCGCCTTCTCGTCGCTGCGTTCGGTGACCTGCTTCATGAGCGCCGCGCGCTTCTCGTTGACGATCTCACGCAAGGTGTGACGGCCGAGGGTCTCACGCAGGTTCGAGTAGATGATGTCGTCGAGGCGCGACTGGGCCCCCTCTTCGTTGCGGACGGTGCGGTAGAACTGGAGCGGATCACGGATGCGCCAGCGCGAGTAGTTGTCGACCACCAGTTGCTGCTTGTCTTTGGTGAGCAGCTCGCGCGGGGCGGCATTGTAGTCGAGCAGCCGCTGGTCGAAATAGAGCACGTTCTGGATGAGGGGGATCTTCCAATAGAGGCCCGGCTCCTGCACCGTGCGTACGGGATCGCCGAGCTGCACCACGATCGCCTGCATCCACTGCGGCACACTGTACGCTGCCAGCTTCCAAGTGCCGAGCACGAGCCCGAGCACGACTAGAATAGGAATCCAACGCCGATCCATGTTTACCTCCTCCCCGGCTGGGCCGCGGGCTCCGCCGGCTCGGCCGAGCGCGGCTTGAGTACCTGATCGAGCGGCAAATAAGGCACGACCTGTTTGCCGGCGAGGTCGTCCAGCAGGATCTTGTTCATGCGCCCGAGCACTTCCTCCATCGTCTCCAAATACAGGCGCTGGCGGGTGACCTCCTTGGCCTTGGAGTACTCGTCGTGGAGAGCGGTGAAGCGTTGCGCCGCGCCGGCCGCATCCTGGAGCTTGGCAGCCTTGTAGCCTTCGGCCTCATTGAGCAGTTGCGCCGCCTGGCCGCGCGCCTTCGGTACCACGTCGTTGGCGTAACCGGTCGCTTCGTTGATCAGCCGCTCCTTGTCCTGTTGCGCGCTGATGACGTCCTTGAACGCGTCCGACACCTGGTCTGGCGGATCCACGTCCTGCAGCTTCAGCGTCACGACTTCGAGCCCGAGGCGGTAGCGGTCGAGGATTTCCTGCAGCAGCAGCTGCGCGTCCTCCTGAATGCGCTCCTTCCCCTCGGTCAACGCATTGTCGATGTTGTTGCGTCCGACGATCTCGCGCATGGCGGCCTCGGCGGCGTCGCGTACGGTCTCCTGCGGGTCGCGCACATTGAATAGAAAATCGGTGGCACCGCGGGCCTCCGGCTTGACCTTGTACTGCACGATGAATTGCAGCTTGACGATGTTTTCGTCGCCGGTCAGCATCAAGGCCTCGACGTCCTCATCGCGGTAGCGCGCCGGCGGCCCGGCGTCCACCGTGCGGAAACCGAACTCCGCCTTGCGGACCTGCGTCACCGAGGGCTTCAGTACGGTCTCGATCGGCCAGGGCAGATGATACCCCGGCCCAGGATCGGCCTCGCGCACCACGCGCCCGAAGCGCAGGACCACGCCGCGCTCGTCGGGCGCGACGATGAAGACCCCGCTTAGGGCATACAGCAGCAACGCGATGGCGACGATCAACCACGGGTTGAAGCGCCCGCGACCACCGCCCGCGAACCGCCTGCGGAAGTCCTCCCACGCCTGGGTGACCATCTCGAGGGGATCATCG contains these protein-coding regions:
- a CDS encoding anthranilate synthase component I family protein, coding for MPAQELRLARTPVEVLTAAAWPRPFVFDGGGPQSWGNGFALFGHTPRATLRVEASGTAQWTGDGSRRQLLGHPLDLIEQFRRTYARRVIDEPTTVFAGGLVAALSYDLKHWIERLPARARDDQGLPVLECAWYDWALVFDYRTRAWQLASSFLTAGELHAVGQKIMAATRATPAPAAQLTASLTHNVTHAEYIAAVRRALAYIAAGDIYQVNLAQRFDAAVRGMTPRAAAATLFAHWQQRHPMPFAAYLDCADFTVISNSPECFLQLTPATIATFPIKGTRPRGMDNAHDVANALALRTDAKEAAEHVMIVDLERNDLGRLCQPGSVEVTEFATVQSYPTLHHLVSAVHGRRRAGIELAEILSATFPGGSITGAPKIRAMEIIDELEPVRRGFYTGAVGFLDAHGAGCFNIAIRTALGCGDKLTFHAGGAIVADSDPQAEYEETLLKARAFCEAWTGREGVRV
- a CDS encoding serine protease is translated as MNASVTLLERVLPATVQLQGEVPADHPSAAILGCERAGSGTVVDSAGLILTVQYIVVGAQSITVTLLDGSELAGEVAAQDFATGIALVRVDGRKLPVAKLSASTGLQRGQEVFIVAALGDNARRVSNGAVSSLDAFDAYWEYRLERAITTTAVNPGLTGGGLFDGMGHLVGVVSLDLNEVGRFTLAVPVENFLDHRQELLRNGRRTTRPPRAWVGLYCYTWRGRLIIAGVLPGTPAESGGLKAGDVLLTVDGREVTGRAALYQLLWAHSPGDTIACTVFRSDEIKPLAICAGDAEAFFA
- the purE gene encoding 5-(carboxyamino)imidazole ribonucleotide mutase, yielding MTETTPMVGILVGSPSDLETVAAARDVLASLGVPSELRALSAHRTPDLTVEYVRGAEQRGIEVIIACAGMAAHLAGTVAAYTLLPVIGVPLGAGRLAGLDSLLATVQMPPGVPVATVAIDGAKNAAFLAARILALKYPAVGVRLDEAMAAERVRYEKAGAAAKERELPSSPAPPARPKASSAAVAKKKRREH
- the hflK gene encoding FtsH protease activity modulator HflK is translated as MAQRHDGSWSGGGPDDPLEMVTQAWEDFRRRFAGGGRGRFNPWLIVAIALLLYALSGVFIVAPDERGVVLRFGRVVREADPGPGYHLPWPIETVLKPSVTQVRKAEFGFRTVDAGPPARYRDEDVEALMLTGDENIVKLQFIVQYKVKPEARGATDFLFNVRDPQETVRDAAEAAMREIVGRNNIDNALTEGKERIQEDAQLLLQEILDRYRLGLEVVTLKLQDVDPPDQVSDAFKDVISAQQDKERLINEATGYANDVVPKARGQAAQLLNEAEGYKAAKLQDAAGAAQRFTALHDEYSKAKEVTRQRLYLETMEEVLGRMNKILLDDLAGKQVVPYLPLDQVLKPRSAEPAEPAAQPGRR
- the hflC gene encoding protease modulator HflC, which gives rise to MDRRWIPILVVLGLVLGTWKLAAYSVPQWMQAIVVQLGDPVRTVQEPGLYWKIPLIQNVLYFDQRLLDYNAAPRELLTKDKQQLVVDNYSRWRIRDPLQFYRTVRNEEGAQSRLDDIIYSNLRETLGRHTLREIVNEKRAALMKQVTERSDEKAREYGIEVVDVVIKRADLPEKNELNVFNRMRTERERQAKKFRAEGDEEARKIRSESDKQVQILLAEARKKSEIMRGEGDALAVKIFADAYGRDLEFYQLVRTLEAYRKSLGDGTTIILSPNSDFFRLLKHLDHPPKP